In the Epinephelus fuscoguttatus linkage group LG10, E.fuscoguttatus.final_Chr_v1 genome, TTTACAGCAGGAATTTTTAACTCTTCTTAAACTAAACGTATTTATGTCTGCTGTCGGGACACACAGGTGTAAGCAAATACAATGTGGACACATGTATGTGGGACTACACTGCATACAGTCAgtacaaacacacgcacacactcatgcaTGCAACTCCTCCTCACACACTGAGAAATCAATGAACCATAACCACAACAAACTACTGGACTCTCTTCACacctttttgtttgctttttttttttaaaattgtgtaatttgttttttgtaaacaatGTCTGTACTGTGAATGTGATTCATTCTCCGACTGTATAGTTGTGTATAATTTAGATTATTATATTTATGCTGTCAGTGTCTCCATTTGCCTTggtatttgtttttctcttttgttttttaatcctgAAATGTGTTGACATTGTAGAATGCAATAGCGTGTGTACTTGACTCACAGTCTGAAAACAATGGTGCTAACTTTGGACTGTACCTGATCTTATTTATTCTGTCGTGAAAACATCACAAACAAATGGAATACTTGGTGCTGTACACAGGGACATTTGTAAAAGCCATTTTCTGGCGTTTCCTTTCTCATATTTAATATGCTATTGTCTGGTTCTCTGAATGCCTCGTGTACAACTGTGGGCACCACCCTTCGATAAAACTACTCTGCAACAGCTGGCTCAGAGGTGCGAGGAACTCTGTTTCTCACGCCGTGGTTTAAAACAGAAGTCGGCTGCTTATCTGTTAGTGAACAAGACACACTGTTTTTGTAtataagtttttgtttttccttgtaTGTCTCTCCATCATAAACAGAAAGGTATATAAAATATGTATCTATACAGTCTATATATatgagtatatatatatatatatataagtatatatatataagtgaATAGAGGCGCTGGCATTGTGACCTTAACTCAACCTGTTAAACAGGAGACTTGAAGCCAAGGAGAGTGAAGCATTGCCACCACAGGACCTTAACAGATGGTGCCTAACAACATGGCGGCACAACAGCACCTGGATCCTCGTGACACACCACAAagctgtgtgtattttaacacagacagacaacgGTGCTGTGGCTTGAACAGATTCCAGCACTAGAACTGTCTTCACTTTTAtcagatgttttcttttgtttatttttattttgtaccaacccAGATCCTGCAGGAAAAAATGGTGCTTCTGTTTCCAAACAATGGCAATTCAGATCTTACAAACAGAAATCTTCACTGGTGCATACAGAACTACGTGTCAACCTCttacacacactgtctgtctttAGCTGTCTCACAGACAAGGCCCTACCTTGTAATGTGAGCGCGTCGTGTCACTGCAGAGACACGCTGACGTAGAGCTCTTGTGttaggatgtgtgtgtgcatcacttTTGACGGGAGTGAGAGCAGCCaagcttcctttttttctcagatAGTGGGAATACACGTAagctcagtttgtgtgtgtgtgtgtgtgctttttccTACTTGCCGGTGCATATCTTAAGGGAAGATTAGACTAATAATCAAAGCTTTATTGTAAACTCCTGTCCTGTGCACTCTCAcatgtgtgtctcacctgtgagTGTTGAcgtgaaaagaagaaaagtcaTTTTAGATCATAATTAGAGACTATAGTCTATTTGTTACCAGCACTGAGAGGTCTTTTGTAATTATTGTTGATGCTGTTTTGATTTTCTTATTCTTGGTGTTTGATACAATTGCAGTTACATGTTATGCTTTTAATGGTGTCTTCAGATTCCTGTCGGTTTTTAATACTACTAGTCAGACAGACAGCACGGTGCTATCCTTCACTTAAAACAAGGAAATTGCAGCTATTGATAAATACTACTCTTCTCCTGTTGTGCTGCAGGGTTTTATGGTTTAATAATCTTCAACACGAGCTTGCCTGGCGGCTTTCTGACGGTCCGGTTTAACCTACGGAAATTTCTCTAACCTGGAGTTGCTGTGCGGTGTGTATGTGTCAGTGAGAATAGCTCATGGGAATGACAAAACATTAACGATCattgcagatttcaaccagtTTTGTAGCTACTTATGTAATCAGTCAAAGGGATGAGGTGCTGTTATTCAAGTCCTTTGGCGTACGAGCGTGATTTGAATCAAAGCTTCTATGCAGTTCTCCGTCAACGTCCATCCTGGTACATTATTAATAATCTGTGAGAGCTTTGCAGTCGAGGCCGTTTACTCTAAATCCTGCCAAAGGTCTTAACTCAGGAACTTCCCAGATGGCTTGAAACGATGTAAACAATTTTCTTAAAACTACTGCATGTCACAGATTTATTCACCATCGTGTGACATCATGAAGTCCCTTTCTAACCCAGCTCAGGACCCAGACCACCTCTCAGCAAGTGAGGTCAAATTAAAAAGTCTCACATTCTCGCTGTCACATACACCCGGGCGTCTCCAGTGGAATCCAGCTTTATGAAGCTTTACGAGTCCAGAAGCTGTGAAATGGCTACAACTTTCAGCATCTTCCTCATCTCACAAATGCCTCTGTCTAGATTTGTGTCTCCAAAAGAAAGAGgttcactgtcctctgtttgggGGAGTCTCCCCACACACAGGACACGTGTGACCTGCAGTATGTGTACAGTGATCTCTGATCGGTGAAGCCAGGGCAGGTTTGAGGTGCAATAACGGCAAACCTACTTTCCAAAAAGCCCTGGGTTTTCATGAATTGTTACTGTTCGGTGTTGGTGCTTTTATCCTAAGATGTTATAATGAAACAAATGGAATTCATGTTTTTCCCCCCTGCGTTTTATGattattaataaaaatgtttcatataatatttgaattaattttgtTGTGTGAAGTGGCTTTTATGTCTTGTCCAgttattttttcccctcataGAAGACTGCTGAAGTTTAcacataataataattctgACCAGATTTTAGAAgcaaaaaaacagcacaaacatcTCTATGATGATCGTAGTAACCTTTAATCTGTatatttaaaacagcaaaatattTCCACCATATTATCTGTAgtcacttaaagggacagttcaccccaaaatcaaacatacatatttttcttctcacCTATTGTGCCATTTACCAATCTAGACGActctcagcttgtggtgctcaaagtgacaaaaaatacatttgaaatctttcaagaaatcatgacctgattactcaagataatccacagacattgttgtgagcagtttcatgtaggaactattttctttccaccaaacAACCCAGCAACCGTATCActacgcagaaggaagcgtgtgTCTACTGCTAGTTGATCTAgtaccactgagctagctagcaTTACAGCTAAGCTAAGGAGGACagcattaatatttacatcttgcgctgtcaCGAGCACCAGCCTCTcattccttctgcgcagtgatgtTTTTGGCAGGTGTGgtttggtggaaagaaaataattgctccatgaaactgctcacagcaaggtctgtggattatcttgagtaaccaggtcatgatttctgcaaagagacattgctgttgagtttttcaaatgtatttatttgaagctttgagcaccacaagctgagtgccatctagttccattatattcaagagaaggcaacTCCCACCACAACAAgcaacactacaggtaagaggaaaaatgtgtattttggggtgaactgtccctttaaaaacagtCCTTTGTCTTCTTCTCTGGTGTAGTAGTCAGTGAGAAAGTATTGCAGCAAGGGAGGACTCTCgcatagaaaacaaaaacagatgagtcttgattttaaatgttttaaggGTTTTGCAACACGGACTGAAATATTTGCACATTTGTTCTCTGTctgcacacagcagcacagcccTGTAAtgtatctgaaagaaacatttaaaatccaGTGTGTGATATTTTGGTGAAACACTTTAAGGGCctcatcaacacattctcactccgacctcgtcacatagcgacgtttggtcatggaccttttacgtccacatacgacgtgaaacgtaccctgggtgcgttgtttgctgacgttctgggatgcagtgtcaagttctgcctgttacatgcattgtctgttttcaaaatacacttctgttttcacaggaaatttactgtttacatacagtctctttcaaaataaatgcactatgtcagtacagcaatgcaaattgacatttgttttcctccaacaactaacgcacgtggttgggtttaggaaaaaagaacagggtttggctttataatcttgcaGGGTGCTaacaccactctcccaggtgaaggCTGGTGTTCATTGTACCCATTCACCACCTGGCCCAGCAACCCCACTGAGACTTTTATGGCCTTTGTCCCACCGTGTGTGTCCCGACACCGCTGAGCCCCGttatcatgccaacatttttatttcattttttttaaagatacattttagcctttaatggataggacagctCAAGcatgaagggagagagagagagagagagaaagggaaggacatgcagcaaagggccacaggctggactcgaacccggccactgcggcaacagccttgtacatggggcgcctgctataccactaaaccaccgacgccccaattatcatgccaacattcaaagacggcttttttcgtcagtggcTGATGccccaagtcactgcccaagaaTGGGCTGCTCAAACACCTCCTCCCAAAATGTTCTTAGTTTAGGTCATGTTCAAAATATGTTGTTGTGGTGCATTTTTGCTTTCCACAAACAGCCAGAGCTCCCAGTAACATAATTCGGAGAAATGTGCACTTGTGTTGTGCCAAAATGCCTCAGATAAAATCTCCCGGCAAGCTCCTGCGGTGAAGGTTTTTACTCAACTCTCAACAATACGACAATGTCCACAATAGTTTTTTAAACAATGCTCAAAAGACGTAGATGGGGTCCAAATAGCCCCACACTGTGTCCAATAGTATGTAAATGACACATGCTGACATGCTGATGAATACAAGTCCTGATTCCCACAGTACAGACGAACAGAAATAACCTCACGCTGCTGTCTAAGAGAGCATCAGGATGATGTACCTGCCAAAAAATGTTCCACCAATACCTCACTGGTAACATGTTGCAGTCATTAGAAAGACCTGGCTTTATCTCTCGGGACACACGGCTACCAAACAGCTCAGAGACCTTGACTGTCTGCAAAACAAGACCGCAGCTGTGAGAGTAGTGATGGGAGTGACGGCTCTCTGAGGGGAGGCAGAGCTCACGTCTCCGTCCCTTTCTGGGAGCAAGACTGTGTACACTGTTTGTCTCCTGCGAGGAGGACTGAGAGCAGAAAAATTGTAAACATCTGTTTGTCCGAAGGATGTTGTTTCATTCAGCTCTCATCACATTCCAAATGCTGCTTCACTCACTGTGGGAGCTTTGTGCTAAAGAAATAGATCGACAATTTAGGAAATATGTTCACACAGGAGGTtgagcgggtcatccaccaattgGAAGGTCAGCAGCTTAAACCCCAACTcctgtccttgggcaagatatggtaccccaaattgctcccaatgctgttccatcggtgtgtgagagcatgtgaatggttactgagtagcagatgGCACCATGTATGATAGCCccagccaccagtgtgtaaatgggagaatgtgactcatagtgtaggAGAATTATGGTATccgatgtgaaaatgtgaaagtgTGAATGGCCCTGTCTGCCCTCTATAAACAGCTCagtctaaggtaacaaaaacacaacaattcttacaACAATTCTTACTGGACCCTCAAATATAAAGCCAGAGCTAGCAGCcgcattagcttagcttaactaACAGGCTGGAAACAGAGGTAAAAGTTTGCTTGGCCTTGTCCACAAGTTACAAAATcagcctaccagcacctctaaagctcaccaATTTGCATGCTAACTTGGGTTTGTTTAATTCTACAAAATACTGATGTGTAAGAACGTTGTGGTTTTACATGGGGTCATGAGCTGGACCATAGAGTAAACCAGGGATGATGTCCTTTTGAAGGCCGACGAGAAAGTTAGCATCGCACttgttccctcgtcaaaaagcctatgggatttttccgtTGGATTTTAGATTACTGCAAATGAACatcacttttattatttttgaagtttaaatacagtcaccagaagtaaaaagctaacttAGGTTATGAACGAATTACACTACACCCACTTGACCGAATGTCACCACCATATCAAGATTGTAAAGTCGTGTTCAGTTCGCCTTggcgtgatgacattctgtagtctcatttatctacttgttagcaactgccttttttaaagaCACGTAGAAgtttcaatttttttatttgtttttatcttatttttatttttttcttctttctatctccctttcttcttttttccctttttctttcttttcatatCATACCTATTGTAGTCTCTTCATTATGCTCTCTCTAACCTCTTACACACAGAATACACAAACACTTCTACAAACTTCAACAAGAAAATCTAAAGCCAACTTTTGATCATCATaattaatgtatttaattatttgtcCATTTTTCTTCTGTTGTTCCTTTTGTGTTCGTTTTTTGTATCACTGGTTTGTTTGCCTGTAACCCCCTGTCTTGTGCTTtactattttgttgttttcacactgatcaCTTGTATCCCagtttttaaaaggaaaaaaatatttaagctTCAGAGTTTCAgggtggggtatttactgacatattttatttcatataacaaaacaaagcttgtgttaaccacagactttatttcaggcaCCTAAATAAAAATCCATTCAAAAAACACTATAGGCTAAGCTTAACCTTCCTTGATGAATGTCCTCACCTCCTTTCATCGTAATCCAAGGAAGGTTCAGTGAATCCAGACCAACATAACAGCCTATTATTTGCCTTCTCTCACCTTATCTGACATAACCTGCGTCCTGTAGTGGGAAAAAAACGGCATTTCTGTGAAGCAAAATACTGAAATACAATCCACAGTCTCAATCATCAAGGACACACACAATATCCCAGAGCGTTCCCCAGTTAGTGAGAAGGGAAGGTGGGAGGATGTGACTCCCTTCCTCGAGAGCTTGACCCACACAAAACAAGCGAGTGAGGAAGGTCTGACCACACAGGCAGACCAGACGTACAGACAGTGAAGCATGCTGTTTGTGGACGTCTTCTCCTGTGGAGCGTTGATGCTCTGCTGCGCCCGGCTCTGTGCAGCCCTGCAGGTCTCACATGGACAGCAGCTGATGGACAACCCCGCAGTGACAGGTCAGTCTCTGAACGTTTGTGCATTAATATTTATTCAAGTCTGTGAAATGTGAATTTTTGTATGTTTCTCCTGCTACTAGATTTAATCTGTTTATAGTGCATCATGTAATTTGTTCTCTTTTAAACGCAGAGCACACCCCTCCATCAGCCTCCACTGTCTCCCATCACGGCCCTCACAGTGCACCGTGCTTTGTGGATGACATATTTGCAGCGCTGCGTGAAGGTGTTGGGAGCCACGGTGAACTCACAAACCGCAGTTTGGCTCAGTTTGGGATCTGCACTGAATCTGACAGCTCTTCAGTCTTATTACAGCTGGctaaggaaacaaacaaaaaccagggAAATGGATTGGAGGTTTTGCATCCAGGTGGAGGAATCAGAGGTGTCAAAGATGAGACGGGAACTCTCGTGTTGACCTTTGAACTCTCACTGTCCCCTTTGCTGAAGGTGAACCCTGTGCTGCTGTTGGCATTTGAAAGTCCGCTCACAGGACGAAACCTGGATATCACTTTCACGAGTCAGTCGCTGCATCCAAGCACACAGGTAAGAAAGGTCCTGAAAACCTGTCCTGAGCTTCCGTACTCTGGTGTATATgattttgtttgtatctgttgGTCTCTTCTAGTCTGTGTGCATCTCAGGAGAAACGCAGTACATAGTGCTGACAGGAAAAGCAACACAAGGCAACGTTCAGCAGACTTGGATGATTTCTGTTGAGACAAAAACCCCTGACACGAGTAAGATATGATACGAGTCAGATATCATTTCTCTTTTGATGTGCACTCTCCTCACATTTCCCCTCTTTGCAGACCAAATCCTAAAAGACATCCTCATTGGTGGAAAACCAGGAAGTAACACCAGTGTCACTCCtcttctgcttttctctgtggAAAGAGGATCTGATACAAGGTTGTCTTTGCTCTCATGTTCCCTGTAAATGTCACCACACGATTGTCAGGGTGGTGCTCAGCAACATTTTTCACTCTCCTTCTCAGACATACACACGCCTCTTCACACACCTCCTTCTTCTGTGAGCTGAAGCGTTTCCTGCGTGACGTCCTGCCTCAGGACCACTCTGCGTCCCCTCCCCTCCAGCTGGACTCCCTGCAGTCCCTGCCTCCTCTCACGCTAGACTTATCCTCCAGCGAGACCCTGCTGGCAGGACTGATCAACTCCTCCTCCCCCACCATCTTCTCCTTCACCGGCTGTTGCTCCATGTTTCAGACGCACGATGGAGAGCTGGCCTTGTCTCCTGCGCTGCTGGAGGAGGTCAAGCGCAGGTTGGAGCAAACTGTGGTGCAGATAATGGAGGTAAtaatggaggaggaggttggtcacagagctgcagagaggcTGGGAAGGCTCAGAGATCTCAGTGCATTTCCGAAGACGGAACCAGCAGCAGGTGATGTGAACGAAAAAGAAAGCAGGCCCAGGACTGTAGATTtgtatttgctttattttttaacctttatgACATAAATTTAGATTTCTTTAGTGTCATGTTCCTATGTTACCACTTTTTAACCAATGCTTCTGTCACCTCTACAACAGGAGGGAGCCAGTACCGTGCGTTCCTCCTGCTGAAGGCCCTACAGACGGTAGCCGGTGCATATGAGGTGCAGAGAGGACTGCGGGCGACCAGAGCTGGACCCAACAACCCAGCGAGAGGCAACATATGTGGGCTGAGGAGCCTCACTGTGTCCCTTGAAAAGCGTGTTGTGGGACCAAACACTGCCAACATCAACAACTGCCATGGCTCCTGTGCTTTCCCCATGGTCAACACCAACAACCACGCCGTCCTGCTCAGCTTCCACATCGAGAGTGAGAATGCAGACGAGCGGGCGCCGTGCTGTGTGCCTGTGGCCTATGACGCCCTGGAGGTGGTGGACTTGAACGAACATGGGACGTACTTGTCCATTAAACCAGATATGGTGGCGAAGGAGTGTGGTTGCCGTTAAAGCTGTTTTTGTCTTGGAGTGAAGTTGTGACATAAAAGATATTTCACAGATTTTCACTGACCACAGTCTGTTTGACACTTTAAGTGTCATTTAAAGCAGCTATAAGGAGTTTTTAACCGATTATGAAGCAGTCTCGATTTACATACCTGAGACCGTCAGCAAGAAGATTTGCTTTTTCTGAATCGTTATTCTTAAATGTATTGCAATTATTCACggcacacagacaggaagtgtgttAGCATTTCTAGGCAAACTTAAGTGGGATTAACACCTATGCATCAGCTCAGAGCCTACGCCGCGGCCTACGCTGTTCATACtcgtgcggtggtgtgtctgtgtcattctgcagttacacctccaaaatacTAGTTGGCGGCAGGTAGAGTTTAGttgatccaaaacacacattaaacacacattaaacatggcttaatagagacaatttcaaacacaagtacacaaatcagcttcactataactcgcagcattcacaaagcacttgtctttatctggacacattttccccacaaatacaacatgctaatgtttttagcacaagcctatggcattttacattgtataaattagcctagtagcTATCGGACATTTCTTCTGCTCATATGacaccagggacaacagcaacatttaactgAGGTAACGTTataaaatttggctccattacaactcacaaagctcaccaacaaaacaactgtcttaagctaaacacattttctaaacaaatataagatgctaacgttattagcacaagcctatggcattttacattgtataaattagcctagcgatgaaTGGAGATATccactgctcatatgaagccaggataaatcacacacaagacttaaaatgctattttgtggaggctttattgtcttcacaatttattgtttcttatctatgaaataaaagtaaataaaagcttcgtttccactgagggaaatggtttcaggttacaaaaatagacaggaagtCTGTGTCACCACGACGTGTAGTTATGTTTCTGGGGAGGTGCCtgtcaggctacagtgtagggtaTGGCGTTGATTCAATGCAGACGTGGTTTATTATTGATGAACAGACACTAAAACAAATCTAACTAATACGTCTTTCTTTCACTCGCTTCCAAAGTCCACCTGTTAGCCACATTAAGATCTTTGTGCCACAAGTGTTGGTgctcatgggaaatgtggtactaccacttttgtccacaggggccgccaaaatcaacacaaaataaaagctccttGTAGCTGCTTTAGTTGTTAcccttcatttatttatttattcacacaGTATTAATACACTACTAGTAAATGTATGTTAATTCACAGTACTCTTTTAGCTACTTCACATATATGAAACATATTAGAATTATTTCCACACTTAGAGATAGTCAAGTTTGTACAAAACAAATACGTCAAGTATGAATATTATCATATTcctttgtaaatgttttattttttctatcaTCTAAGAGGTTGTTTTAACAAGAAGCCAGGACAAATATCTTATGATACATAAGACCACTGTTTGTGCTTTAATTTAACTTCCAGTTATCAATGAAAATATTGCTTTAACACGACCAAATTGTTGATAACTTCATGACTGATAAACATTTCTGattagggactgttctgtaCTTATCAGAGCAGAAAGTTGGCTgacttcatgtttgtttgtttgtttatttttaatctcGATCCCCCTCGAAGCTACAGATACATTTCCTTGAGCCTACCTGAGTGACTGGGGAAATATGCTTTACCTGTCCTCCACCATAAATAACCACATGTCTTTCATATTCACAGCAAATGTAGGTAAAGAGCAATTTCTGGTTGTGATAAATGATGTCATTTTGGcaaatttaaaggaaaacatgcctttcaaaCCCACAGGAGGGTTTTTGGGTCTAGAGggtatatacagtaaatacaaaatacaaccatttatgGCTATACCCCTCCCCactcataagtaacgaacagtcccttaaaACACATCCTGCCTGATTAATTAAATGGTGTTCTctacaatacaaacaaaacatgattaaaTGTAACATTCTGTATCTTTATACCATTAAATACAAACTATATTGAAGATCACCTGTGTTCTTTATTCAGAAACCTTCTGTTGACATCTGTGTTTCAGATCATACTTTAGGTTTTGGTTTCAGGACTGTTTTGCTGCCAATcggcttttttcttcttcttatcaATCCAACTTCTTCAGATCCCCACCACCACATCAAGTTGTCCCATATAGAGAACTggaaacagaaacaacacagtCAGGTTCAGAAGGTGATGCTTCAAGTACACATTTTATACAATCACATGAAAACAGAGCAGATGAGAATATCTTTATGAGTTAATTACTTTATCATACAGTCGCTTGATGTACTTGATGTACAGTCGTTTGTTGTACTTAAATGGAAATCAACCCTTAAATAGAGTGATAACTTGAAatcattttacagttttatttgtgattttgttCATGTCTGACATTTAACTGACGAGCGCAATGACagactgtggtgatgatgtcataCAGACCAATCCTGGAGCTGCTCCGCTAAcagtaagaaataaataatcatgAGTAATCATAATCAGTTGTGACCTTGTAAAACACGAGTTGACGAGTGGGAACAAacgtttttgaaactggtccagtattgagtgtgAGGGCTGCAATGTAATGACTTGGGGCAATTGCACACCCTCAGTGAACATCCACTTAAAGTGCTAGTTTTTGCTAAGGACAGGCTCAGcttattattataagtgtctaacaacattatggaaagtaTCCTAACAGAGACAGATCCTATTGTTTGACCCCAAACAGCCCCCAAATTTCCATCACCACACccaccagacttcatttaaataaCCAGTCATTTAAGCGTGTGTAGAGCCAGcatatattttcacatctgactgggtgaattaaaggtttaattcaaccaaaccagaattggtgattgttggaacagtggaaagacgagCCAAGgcagtttttgtgagttttattttgtttttgtggactttgaatgaaatgtgttttatgataataaaattactgtttatttaaatggagtctggtggctttagcAATGGTCATATAAAGGACctcactctttaacaaaaaggtctatctccaTATTGATTCTTGTcattatgttgtcagacactaagAATAGaaatctgaacctgtcagtggcaaaaacaaacacttttagttgACAGAAATTCAAGGTGCACAACTGCCCCAATTGGTAACATTGCAGATGAATTTGCTGCTACCAGTTACAGCAGTCTGAACTGGACC is a window encoding:
- the amh gene encoding muellerian-inhibiting factor; amino-acid sequence: MLFVDVFSCGALMLCCARLCAALQVSHGQQLMDNPAVTEHTPPSASTVSHHGPHSAPCFVDDIFAALREGVGSHGELTNRSLAQFGICTESDSSSVLLQLAKETNKNQGNGLEVLHPGGGIRGVKDETGTLVLTFELSLSPLLKVNPVLLLAFESPLTGRNLDITFTSQSLHPSTQSVCISGETQYIVLTGKATQGNVQQTWMISVETKTPDTNQILKDILIGGKPGSNTSVTPLLLFSVERGSDTRHTHASSHTSFFCELKRFLRDVLPQDHSASPPLQLDSLQSLPPLTLDLSSSETLLAGLINSSSPTIFSFTGCCSMFQTHDGELALSPALLEEVKRRLEQTVVQIMEVIMEEEVGHRAAERLGRLRDLSAFPKTEPAAGGSQYRAFLLLKALQTVAGAYEVQRGLRATRAGPNNPARGNICGLRSLTVSLEKRVVGPNTANINNCHGSCAFPMVNTNNHAVLLSFHIESENADERAPCCVPVAYDALEVVDLNEHGTYLSIKPDMVAKECGCR